The DNA sequence CAATCGATGTGGCAAATGAAAGAGGAGTTGTTTTAATTTCATCCGTTCTAGATGCGGTTGACCTCGTCAAGTTAATCGAGGTATAAGCGTTTATTATGACTTACATATTTACTTCATCTTATCACCTTGTGCTGATGATTTTATGATACCTAATGATATTGTTTTAATGTGAAGTTTGAAACAGCTAGATATAATCGCGTTGACTCATCATAATAGCACAAGAAATTGACGAGTAGTTTCCAAGGTAGATGAAGAGGTTGGGGTCCTATTTATTCCTGGGATTGAAATTGAAACGATAGAAGGTGTTGATTTATTGAGCTATTTTAAGTCATTAGAGATAGCTGATTATTTTGTAATATTGATTGAATCCCATTTAAATTTAATGAAAAGTAATGAAGAGTTATTTGGACATCAGTGGTGAATCAATCATCACAATGAGGTAATTGAGAGTTTCCATGGTTACTCATTTAATTAATGAATTTGACCTGTGAAGATGTCATTTTCCAGGTTCATCGATTAGGTGGTATGGTTGTTGTGGTACATCTCAATAAGTTAGCTTATAATAGTTTGATTAAGTTAGGATTTATTCCAGGAGCATTAATGATTGATGGAATTTAATTAATTTCTTAATTTATGAATGGGGAGATAGGCAGGTTTCACCAGAGCTTTCATATATCCTTATCTAATGAACCCCTTTATTATTTGGAAGTTTCAAAGCGTAACCGATTATTTTCTGATGATTTAAAGGGGGAGACCAAATGAGGGACTTATCGTTATATATTCTGGATTTAACGATGAACTCGATACGAGCGCAGGCTACATTGGTTGAAATGAATGTGATTGAGCTCAAACAAAAAAGTCTCCTGATGATAAAGGTTAAAGATAATGGACAGGGGATGTCAGAAGAAATGATCGATCGAGTCAGAGATCCCTTTTTTACAACGCGGGCGACTCGTAAGGTTGGGTTGGGCATTCCTCTACTTACGGCAATGGCTAGTCGATGTGAGGGGGAAGTTTTCATTGATTCGAAGATAGGTGTGGGAACAACGGTAACGTTGAAAATAAGATTAGATCATATTGATCGACCACCCTTTGGCGATATTCATAACACATTAATTTCGCTAATCTATTTAGAACCCATCATTGATTTTAATTACACTCATCGAAGTGAGGAGTGTGAATATAAATTTAAGACACAGTCTGTTAAAAAAGTAATTGGAGAAGTTCCAATTAATCATTCAGCTATTATAGAGTGGATTAAAAAAGAGTTAGAAGCGGGAGATTTTTCTTTTACATCTTATTAAAGATGATTAGGAGGGGGTTTATTTTGAAGACGTTAAAAGAGTTAGAACAGATTCGTGAACAAACTTTGAAAAATTTACAGTTAAGAAATCAAGAGCATTCAAAGTTAAGAGTTGTCGTCGGGATGGGAACATGCGGAATTTCGGCTGGTGCACGATCTGTCTTAAATACATTAATTCAAGAGGTGAATAACTGTCATTTAGAAGAGGTAATGATCACTCAAACGGGCTGTGTTGGCATGTGTGCGTATGAACCAATATTTGAGGTATATGATGAATCGGAGAAAACGACCTATGTTCATATGACGCCTGAAAAAACGAGACGTGTCGTATTAGAACATTTAGTGAATGGAAATGTCGTATCTGAATTTACTATTGATGCAAGCTTAAATTAATACTTTTAAACAAAAGGAGGGGGATTCATGTCATATTATCGTTCACACGTCTTGATTTGTGGGGGAACGGGCTGTACATCTTCTAAATCAAGAGAAATTAAAAAGGAATTGGAGTTACAGTTAGAGCGACTAGGGCTTGAGCAGGAAGTTCAAGTGGTGATGACTGGATGTTTTGGCTTATGTGAAGCGGGACCGATTATGATTGTCTATCCAGAAGGAACTTTTTACTCAAAAGTTCAAGTAAGTGATGCAAAGAGAATTGCAGAGGAACATCTTTTAAAAGGACGAATCATTAAAGACTTATTATTTAAAGAAGCCATTGAAGATGGGGAGATTAAATCAGTTAATGAAGTAGAGTTTTATGCTAAACAAACGCGATTAGCTTTACGAAATTGTGGAAAAATTAATCCTGAAAATATTGATGAATATATTGCGCATGATGGATATATGGCATTAGCTAAAGTCTTAACTGAGATGAAACCTGAAGAGGTCATTTCAGAAGTGAAAAAGTCCGGACTTCGTGGTCGCGGAGGCGGAGGTTTTACAACTGGATTAAAGTGGGAATTTACGTATAAGTCAAAGAGTGATAAAAAATATGTCGCTTGTAATGCCGATGAGGGAGATCCAGGTGCTTTTATGGATCGTTCGATTCTTGAAGGAGATCCTCATGCTGTTTTAGAAGCTATGACAATTGCTGGTTATGCCATTGGGGCAGATACAGGATATATTTATGTTCGTGCAGAATACCCGATTGCTGTTAAGCGTTTGAGCATTGCCATTAAGCAAGCTCATGACTATGGATTGTTAGGAGAAAATATCTTTAATACAGGATTTGATTTTGATATTGAATTACGTTTAGGAGCAGGAGCTTTTGTCTGTGGAGAAGAAACAGCTTTAATTGAGTCGATTGAAGGGAAACGAGGGATGCCACGTCCACGTCCACCATTTCCAGCTGTTAAAGGGGTATGGGAAAAACCGACTTTATTAAATAATGTTGAAACGTATGCTAATATCCCACAAATTATCTTAAAAGGTGGAGATTGGTTTTCTAGTATTGGGACTGAGCGTTCAAAAGGAACGAAAGTATTTGCCTTAGGTGGGAAAATTAATAATACTGGATTAGTTGAGATTCCGATGGGAACGACTCTAAAAGAAGTGATTTATGGTATTGGTGGAGGAATTCCAAATGGTAAGAAATTTAAAGCTGCTCAAACTGGAGGACCTTCAGGTGGTTGTTTAACAGAAGAATATTTAGATACAGAAATTGATTTCGATAATCTAGTGGCACTTGGTTCAATGATGGGATCAGGTGGAATGATTATTATGGATGAAGATAACTGCATGGTTGATATTGCACGCTTTTATTTAGATTTTACATGTGATGAATCATGTGGGAAATGTACACCTTGTCGTGAAGGAACAAAGCGTATGATGGGAATTTTGAATAAGATTACAGAAGGAAAAGGTGAACTTTCGGACTTAGATGAATTAGAACAATTGGCAGATTACATTAAAGCTAATTCATTATGTGGTTTAGGTCAGACAGCACCCAATCCAGTTTTATCAACAATGCATCATTTTAAAGATGAATACTTGGCCCATGTTATTGATAAACGTTGTCCAGCTGGTGTTTGTTCAAAGTTATTAGAGTACTATATCACTGAAAAATGTATTGGGTGTGGAATGTGTGCTAAATCTTGTCCGGCTGCATGTATTAAGCCAATTGGAGAAGTCGTAAATGCCAAAACCGGCCGACGTCGTCATGTGATTAATAAAGTCGATTGTATTAAGTGTGGGGCATGTATGGCAACTTGTCCGACTAAAATTAGTGCGATTATTAAGCGATAGGAGGAGGAAAGATGGGAGTAGTTCATATTACCTTAAATGGGATGCCATATGTTGTTCCAGATACATATACGATTTTAGAAGCAGCACGGGAAGTGGGAATTAAAATTCCAACACTTTGCTTTTTAAAAGATTTAAATGAGACGGGAGCATGTCGTGTTTGTGTTGTGGAAGTCAAAGGTGCTCGGTCATTAGTTACAGCATGTAATATGAAAGTTAGTGAGGGAATGGAAATCTTAACTCATTCTAAGCGAATTTTAAATGCGAGAAAGACAACGGTTGAATTATTACTTGCGAACCATAATATTGAATGTACAACGTGTAATCGTAATCATAATTGTGAATTGAAACAACTTTCAAATGATTTAAACTGTAAGAGTGATCGATTTGAAGGAGAGCGTCGTGAGACAATTTATCGTGATGATTCTTACTCAATTGTACGTGATACATCAAAGTGTATTTTATGTGGACGTTGTATCGCTGCTTGTCGTGAAAAAGCAGGAGTTGAAGTGTTAGCATTTAATCAACGCGGATTTAAGACATATATTGGGCCAGCATTTGAAATGGGTATGGATCAGGCTGGATGTATCCATTGTGGACAATGTGTGAATGCTTGTCCAACAGCTGCTTTATCGGAACATTCAAATATTGAAGAAGTCATTCAAGCGATTAATGACCCAAATAAAATTGTCGTCTTTCAGGTGGCGCCTGCTGTACGTGCAGCACTTGGTGAAGAATTTGGATTACCATTTGGGACACGAGTAAATGGTAAAATCGCAGCTTCACTTCGACGTATTGGTGGGCCAACGTGTAAAGTGTTTGATACGAACTTTGGTGCAGATTTAACTATTATGGAAGAAGCTTATGAGTTGATTGAACGTATTAATAAGGATGGAGTACTTCCGATGATCACCTCTTGCTCACCAGGTTGGATTCGATTAGTGGAGCAATATCGACCAGAAATAATTCCGAATTTATCGTCATGTAAATCTCCTCAGCAAATGTTTGGTGCAATTTTAAAATCTTACTGGGCAGAGAAAAATAGTGTTAATCCAACTACTATTTACTGTGTGTCAGTTATGCCTTGTATTGCCAAAAAATCAGAGTTAAAACGAGAAGAGATGAACGTGAATGGCATTCAAGATGTAGATGCTTCAATTACAACACGTGAATTGGCAAGAATGATTCGGATGTATGGGTTAGATTTTGTTAATTTACCAGATGAAGACTTTGATCATCCATTGGGTGAATATAGTGGAGCAGGAACTATTTTTGGGGCAACAGGCGGTGTAATGGAAGCTGCCTTGAGAACCGCTGCAGATGTTTTAAGTGGCCAATCGCTGGATGCGATTGAATATGAAGCTGTTCGAGGTGTAGCTAGTTTAAAAGAAGCAACGATTCAAATAGGTGAGTTAAGTTTGAACGTTGCGGTCGTTCATGGAGGAAAACAGGCACTTGATATTGTGGATCAAATTTTAAGTGGTGAAAAAAAATATCATTTTGTCGAAGTGATGGGATGTAGTGGTGGTTGTGTTGCAGGTGGTGGACAACCTCATGTTCCCGCTTATTTATATAATTCAGGTTTAGATATTCGTGCTGAACGTGCTAAAGCTCTTTATGAAGATGATGAAGCAAGACAAATTCGTAAATCTCATGAAAATCCTGTCATTAAAGCTATGTATGAAGAGTATCTTGGTACGCCAAATAGTCATAAAGCTCATCAATTATTACATACAACCTATCATAAAAAAGACGTGTATAGCTCACAATAATACTTGAATCTTCTTCATTAAAAAATTAGGCTCATCACCAAAATAGTTTCTTGATTTTTTAAAAATATTTTCTCATTTAAAATGATGTTTAAATTATACGGGGACTAGTTAATTTTAAGAATTGAGTGAATAGTTTCAATAGAAAGAAATTGTCAAACCCCATTTCTTTTGAAGATTCAAAAATTAAGAATAAAGATAAAATGGTTATAATGTTTAAAAATAAAAGCAAATGTCTTTGAGACTTTAAAAAGATTAGGTATACTGATAAAGTAGCAATCAAAAATGACCTAATTTAATAAGTTTAAATTAAAAGATTATAAAGTTAGGCTAATTGATATTAAGATTATCTATACCTTTTAATAGAAGGGATAGGGGTAAAATTACAATTTGATTATAATGTTAAAAATTGCTAAAAATAGTTATAAAAGCATTTTACTATTATTGTTCCAATGAATGAGGTATAGTATAATGAAGATATTTCTATTTATACGATTTAATTAGGGAGGTTAATGTTATGTCTAAAGTGTTCCAGTCAATGGACGGATGTCAGGCAGCAGCGTATGTTTCTTACGCATTTACAGAAGTAGCAGGGATTTATCCAATTACGCCTTCGACTCCGATGGCAGAATATACAGACTTATGGGCTTCACAAGGTAAGAAAAATTTATTTGGAGCACCAGTAAAATTAGTTGAGATGCAATCTGAAGCAGGAGCTGCTGGGACAGTTCACGGTTCTTTACAAGCGGGTGCATTAACAACAACTTATACTGCATCACAAGGGTTATTATTAAAAGTACCTAACATGTATAAAATTGCTGGAGAATTATTACCAGGTGTTATTCACGTATCTGCACGTGCGCTTGCGGCACAATCATTATCAATCTTTGGTGATCACCAAGATATTTATGCAGCACGTCAAACTGGATTTGCTATGTTAGCAACGAGCTCAGTACAAGAAGTTATGGACTTAGGTGGGGTAGCTCACTTAGCTGCAATTAAATCAAGTGTTCCATTCTTACACTTCTTCGATGGATTCCGTACATCACATGAAATTCAAAAAGTAGAAGTAATGGATTATGAAGATTTAGGAAAATTATTAGATTACGATAAAGTACGTGAGTTCCGTGCACGTGCAATTAATCCAAATCACCCAGTAACAAAAGGGTCAGCACAAAATGATGATGTTTACTTCCAAACACGCGAAGTTCAAAATAAATACTTTGATGCAGTACCTGCAATTGTAGCAGACTACATGGAAAAAATTACTGAAATCACAGGGCGTGAATACAAACCATTCATGTACTATGGTGCAGAAGATGCAACTGAAATCATCGTTGCAATGGGATCAATCACAGAAACAATTAAAGAAACCGTTGATTATTTAATTAAAAATGAAGGACGTAAAGTAGGGGTTATCACTGTTCACTTATATCGTCCATTCAGCTCAGAATACTTCTTCAACGTATTACCATCAACAGTAGAACGTATCGCTGTATTAGACCGTACAAAAGAACCAGGAGCAACTAGTGAGCCATTATGCTTAGATATTCGCTCTATCTTCCACGGTCGTGAAAATGCACCGAAAATCATAGGTGGACGCTTCGGATTATCATCAAAAGATACAACACCATCTCATATTGTTGCTGTTTATGATAACTTAGCTGGGGAAATGAAAGATGACTTTACAGTAGGTATCGTCGATGACGTAACATTCAAATCATTACCTGTAAATAATGAGGTAATGGTTTTAGGAGATGATGTAACAGAAGCATTATTCTTCGGATTAGGATCTGATGGAACAATCGGAGCTAATAAAAACACAATCAAAATCATCGGTGAAAATACTGATTTATATGCACAAGCTTACTTTGCATACGATTCTAAAAAATCAGGTGGTTTAACACGTTCTAACTTACGTTTCGGTAAGGATGTTATCCGTGCACCATACTTAGTATCAACACCAAGCTTCGTATCATGTTCGATGGATACATATATTGGTAAATACGATATGATTAGCGGTTTACGTCAAGGAGGAACATTCTTATTAAATACTGTTCACTCAGCAGAGGAAATTGTTAACCATATGCCAAATAGCTTCAAAAAGCAATTAGCAGAGAAAAATGCTAAGTTCTATATCATTGATGCCGTAACTTTAGCTAAAGAAATTGGATTAGGACGTCGTACTAATACAATTATGCAATCTGCATTCTTCAAATTAAATGAGCAAATCATGCCATATGAACGTGCTCAAGAATTAATGAAAAAATACGTGGAGAAATTATATTCACGTAAAGGAGAAGCAATTATCGCAATGAACTTTGCTGCTATTGATAAAGGAGCTGAAGGTTTAATTGAGGTAACTGTTGATCCAGCATGGGCCAACTTAACACCAGAAGAAGCACATGTTAAAGAAGGCCGCCCTCACTTTGTTGAAACAATCGCTGATGTAATCAACCATAGTAAAGGTGACACATTACCAGTATCAGCATTCGTAGACTATGCAGATGGAACAATGCCAAATGGTACGGCTGCGTATGAAAAACGTGGAATTGCTAACTTTGTACCAAAATGGATTGAAGAAAACTGTATCCAATGTAACCAATGTGCTTACGTATGTCCTCATGCAGTTATCCGTCCATTCTTAGTAACAGAAGCTGAGAAGGAGCAAGCTCCAGAAGGAACACGTACATTAAAAGCAATTGGTAAAGGATTAGATGGATTAGAATATTGTATCCAAGTATCAACATTAGACTGTACAGGATGTGAAGTATGTGCGCATATCTGTCCAGGTAAAAAAGGAAACAAAGCATTAGTTATGGTTCCAATTAGTGAAGAATTAGAAGCAGGACAAGTCGATCGTGCTGAATACTTCTTCAACAACGTCACATACAAAGATGATTTAATGCCAAAAACAACAGTTAAAGGTTCACAATTTGCTCAACCATTATTCGAATTCTCAGGAGCATGTGCTGGATGTGGGGAAACTCCATACATCACATTATTAACTCGTTTATTCGGAGATCGTATGACAATTGCCAATGCAACTGGATGTTCATCAATCTATGGGGCATCATTCCCAGCTACACCTTATACAAAAAATGCTGAAGGAAATGGACCAGCATGGGCAAACTCATTATTCGAAGATAATGCTGAGTTTGGATTCGGTATGCATATTGCAGCTGAAACATTACGTAACCGTATTGGATTATTAATGGAAGAAAATATGGATAAAGTTGAGGCTGAATTATCTGAATTATTCACTAAATGGTTACAAAACCGTCATAGTGGAGAAGTAACAAAAGCATTAGCACCTCAATTAGAAGTTGCCATTGCAAATTCTTCAAATGAAGCAGTTAAAGAAATTTTGGACTTAAAAGATTACATCGTTAAACAGTCTAACTGGATTATCGGTGGAGACGGATGGGCTTATGACATCGGATATGGTGGATTAGACCACGTTATCGCTAATAATGAAGATGTTAATATCTTAGTATTAGATACTGAGGTTTACTCAAATACAGGTGGACAATCATCTAAATCTTCACGTGCTGCATCAATCGCTAAGTTTACAGCAGCAGGTAAGAGTGGTAAGAAGAAAGACTTAGCAGCAATCGCAATGTCTTATGGACACGTCTATGTTGCTCAAGTTTCTCATGGTGCAAATCAAGCTCAAGTTATTAAAGCAATGATGGAAGCTGAAAAACACCAAGGTCCATCTATCGTTATCGCATACTCACCATGTATCGCTCACGGTATTAAAGGTGGATTAGCAAACTCAATGAGCCAAGCTAAATTAGCGACTGAATGTGGATACTGGCCAACATACCGCTTCGATCCTAAATTATTAGAAGAAGGTAAAAACCCATTACAAATGGATTCTAAAGCACCAAACTGGGATAAATACCGAGACTTCTTAATGAGTGAAGCTCGTTATGCTCAAGTTACAAAAATTAACCCAGAGCATGCTGAAGAATTATTAGAAGCAAATCGTCGTGACTCACAACGTCGTTTCCGTCAATTACAACGTATGGCTGCATTAGATTTCTCTGATGAAGTAGAAGTTGTAGAAGAAAAAGAATCAGCAGAATAATTTTTAAAAAAGCTTATCGGATAAATCCGATAAGCTTTTTTTATTGATATGTGATGTGAAATGGCTTGAAAAAACAACTAATAACAACTCGACACAACATAACAAAAAGTGTCAAATCGTTTTAGAAATAATAGAAACTGGGATTAAATAACGCTTACACTCGGGGTGTTGTGTAACGGGTTACGATAAATCATAATTTTTGTGAACTATATGACAAAAGATGATAAAAATACCAAATATCGCGTGATAGTATTAGAGTGTTCAAAAAAGTGTTGAATAAAATAAATCAATATACAGCTTAAAAGATAGAAGTGGGGGATTTTGGGATGAAAACTTTAGCTATGATTTTAGCAGGTGGACGTGGATCACGTCTAGACATTTTATCACTTGGAAGAGCCAAGCCGAGTGTGCCTTTCGCAGGGAAATTTAGAATTATCGATTTCGTATTGAGTAATTGCTCAAATTCAGGAATATACGATATTGGAATTTTAACCCAATATTTACCATTATCATTAAATGAACACATCGGATTAGGTCAAGCATGGGATTTTGATCGTAAAAATACGGGAGTAACGTTATTACAACCATGTGAAGGTCATTCATCAGATCAATGGTATACAGGAACAGCAGATGCGATTTTACAAAATATTAGTTATATTAAACGTAAGAATCCGGACAACGTTTTAATTTTATCAGGGGATCATATTTATAAAATGGATTATCGTCCATTAATCCAACAACATATTGAGAAAGGTGCAGATGTAACAGTTTGTGCTCAAGAAGTTGAGTGGAGTGAAGCGTCTCGCTTTGGAATTTTAACAGATGATGAAAATGGACGTATTGTAGAGTTCGCTGAGAAACCAGCAGAGCCTAAGAGTAATCTAGCATCGATGGGGATTTATGTGTTTAAAACGGATGTATTAATTAATACGTTACAACATCTTAAAAAGGTTGGTTTAGATTTTGGAAGTGACGTTATTCCTCATTTAATTGAGAATGGACATGTTTATTCTTACCGCTTCCGTGATTACTGGAAAGATGTTGGAACATACGAGTCGTATTTAGAGGCTAATTTAGAATTAACAACAACAGTCGATAAAATTCAATTAGATATGTATGATAAAGATTGGGTTATTCATACAAAGAGTGAAGAAAAACCAACTGCTAAATTTGGTTCAAAGGCTCAAGTTTGTCAAAGCTTGATTTCAAATGGTTCAATTATTGCCGGATCTGTGACTAAATGCGTAGTAAGTCCAGGTGTTCATATTCATCCAAATGCTATTGTTCGTAATAGTATTATTATGAATGATACCATCATTGAAGAGGGATGTGTCATTGATGGAGCTATTATTGATAAAAACTGTGTTATTGGTAAAGGAAGTATCATTGGGCGTGGATCTAATGTTTGTCCAAATCAAGAAAAACCAAAAGTATTATCAAGTGGCTTAAATGTTATTGGTAAAGGGGTACATATTCCTGAGGGAACAATTATTGAACGTAATGTTCGTATTTTTCCGCATGTTGCTGAGACAGACTTTAGTGACAAAATTATAGCTTGTGGTAGCACGGTTTATCCTGCAAAGGAGGCTTAAACCGTGAAGATTGCATTTGTTTCATCTGAAGTTTATCCATTTATTAAAACAGGAGGGCTAGCTGATGTAGCTTATGCCCTTCCAAAAGCACTAGTTAAACAAGGACATGATGTTCGTGTTATTTTACCAGGTTATAAACAAATCCCTGAGGGAATGTTAAAAGGTGCATATTGGGTAACCAATGTTGAGGTTATGGGCAAACTATTTTGGATTAATTGTGTTGAGTTAGAGGGGGTTAAATATTACTTAATATTTGAACCACTTTTTTCAAACCGACATTCTATTTATGAGTGTGAAGATCGCGATTATCAATTTGCTATGTTCTGTGAAGTTACCCTGCGCTTATTAAAGAATATTAATTTTCAGCCAAATATTATTCATACGAATGATTGGCAGACGGGGTTAATTCCATTTTTTATGGATCAGCGTTATTATGCCGATCCGTTTTATTACAATACTAAAACAGTTTATACGATTCATAACTTACGTTTCCAAGGACAATTCACTTCACATGCCGTTCGCCATTTAGGCTATCGATTTGATGATATAAATATTAACTATATGCAGTTAGGGATTCAATATGCAAATAAGGTGACAACGGTTAGTGAGACATATGCTAAAGAAATTTTAACGGATTTCTATGGGGAAAATTTAAATCATATTTTAAGTATGCGTCAATCTGATTTGAGTGGAATTGTTAATGGAATTGATACTGATATCTTTAATCCAGCGGTTGACACAGCACTTGTTTCACCTTACACCGAAGAGACATTAGAATTGAAACTTAAAAATAAAGAAGAATTACAGAGACGTTTTAATTTAGAAATCAATGCTGATATTCCGTTGATTGGAATTGTCACACGATTAGATTCACAAAAAGGATTAGACTTAATTACTTGTGTTTTAGAAGAGTTATTAATTTACGATAATATTCAATTTTTCTTGCTCGGATCTGGAGAGGCAAAGTATGAACAGTATTTCCAATGGATTCGAGATAAGTATCCGAAACAGGTGGGGATTTATTTAGGATATAATGGAAAACTTGCAAACTTAGTTTATGGTGCAAGTGATATGTTCTTAATGCCATCATTATATGAGCCATGTGGTTTATCACAATTAATATCACTGCGATACGGAACAGTTCCGATTGTTCGTGAAACAGGTGGATTAAATGATACGGTTCATTCCTATAATGAAGCTACTGGTGAAGGAAATGGATTTAGCTTTACC is a window from the Turicibacter bilis genome containing:
- a CDS encoding glycogen synthase, giving the protein MKIAFVSSEVYPFIKTGGLADVAYALPKALVKQGHDVRVILPGYKQIPEGMLKGAYWVTNVEVMGKLFWINCVELEGVKYYLIFEPLFSNRHSIYECEDRDYQFAMFCEVTLRLLKNINFQPNIIHTNDWQTGLIPFFMDQRYYADPFYYNTKTVYTIHNLRFQGQFTSHAVRHLGYRFDDININYMQLGIQYANKVTTVSETYAKEILTDFYGENLNHILSMRQSDLSGIVNGIDTDIFNPAVDTALVSPYTEETLELKLKNKEELQRRFNLEINADIPLIGIVTRLDSQKGLDLITCVLEELLIYDNIQFFLLGSGEAKYEQYFQWIRDKYPKQVGIYLGYNGKLANLVYGASDMFLMPSLYEPCGLSQLISLRYGTVPIVRETGGLNDTVHSYNEATGEGNGFSFTNYNAHDMLYTIRRALDYYHHNKEVWHQLMVTGMTGDYSWEHSAHRYVELYQSMF